The nucleotide sequence CAGGCGGAGTGGGCGTAGGTCCGTTGTCTTCGAGATTCGTTTCCACAGTGTCCCCGAGTGAGGTGGCGCGTCGACACGCTCAGGTTTGTATGATGACAGATGCGGGTGGATGTTTTCACGGGGAGGATGTGGACGACACGAGTGGCTCAAGTGTCATCTGCGCAGAGGCGGCAAAAAGAGTCTCGTTTGCGATGGGGCACAGCCTTACTGGATGGGTATGCCGAGGAACAATAGCCTGTCCGCCATTTGCGCGAGAAGTGTCAAGGGCTTTTCTATGAAACGGCTGCCCACGAAGATTGCGAAGAGAATTCCGAAGGGACCAATTTGATCGAGAAACCGCTGTCCACTTTCCGGTAGGAAATAATAGAGCACGTGTCCACCGTCCAGGGGCGGGACAGGAATCAAATTGAATAGCAGCAAGATGAAGTTGAGTATCATCATGGTATCGGCCAGCTTAAAGAACAGCGAGTCGTACACGGCTTCGACACCGAAGAAGAGAAACGCGATTCGGAGGATAAAGATCGTCAGTAGCGCCAGCAACAGGTTGGAGAGAGGCCCGGCGATGGCTATCAGAACGGGGTCGCGCTGGGGATGGCGCAGATTCCGGGGGTTGAACGGAACGGGCTTGGCCCAGCCGAAGAGAAACGGGACGTTGGTGAATATCATGATGAGGGGCATCACCAGTGTGCCGATGGGATCGATATGGGGAATGGGATTGAGCGTGACTCTCCCAAGGAGGCGTCCGGTAGGGTCGCCGCAACGGCTGGCGATGGCGGCGTGCGCGGCTTCGTGCACCGAAAGAGAAAACAGGAGGCAAACGAACCACAGAATCTTGAAGACAATCTCATCATTAGACACGAGCGAATCCTTATGTTATCGATTGGAAGAGTATAGGGAGTGTGAAGAAGGAGGTCAAAAGCATGCACTGCGCAGAGTACGCGGCGTGATGGCTTTGGACAAGAAAGCGAGACGTGCCCCATCGTTCTGCGACGGCGAGCCTGCGAACGGCTTTGGCGAAATTGTGACGTAGGCGCGTGTCATGTATGGTATCAAACGCTGCCGCGGGCGGTGGTGCCTTCGTCGCATTCATGAAGCGATTGAGATGACGATGACGGACATCGAGCCGCCGTGGCAAAACACGGGGTCCCTACGCCGATGAAGATTGTTGGAGAAGGACTTGTCCATGGCTCTCAACGCGGCTCGGACCGGCAAAGCTGCGCGTTTCCGTCCGTGTGCGTAACTCAAGGGGGGCGCTGGCTATGTTCGTTTCGCGCAGCCCCTACGAAGTCAGGAATGCGCGGACAACGGGCACTGGTAACGTGGTCGGATGATCACGGCCAATCGTGGTGCGAGCCCATTGATCCGTTCACGCCACCGGAAATCGAGGGGAGGCCGGGGTTGTTTCGTGCCGCGGGGCTGGGCGTGATGGACGACGAGACCGTTGTTGCGTCGATATACTGGGTCGATCATTCCGAACCCGACCTGCCGTTTTTCAACGAAGAGACCGAAGGGCTTTTGGACAGCCGTGTCTTTCTTTCCGCGTCGCACGATGCGGGAATGACGTGGTCGAGGCCGAAGCTCGTGGACACGTCGCCGTTCCAGATGCCGACGCCGATCACGGGTCCCCCACTGCGGCTTGGGTCCGGCGAATGGGCAATCCAATTCGAGCTGAACAAGCATTACTACGACGAGGAACCGTGGCGGCATGCGTCGGTGTTGATGTACTCGCGGGATTCGGGCCGCACATGGCCCCGCTATTCGTTGGTATCGCAGGACCCCTCCAATCGAGTCTTCTATTGGGACCAGCGTCCATCGGTGTTGCCGGATGGGCGGATATTGGACGTGTTCTGGACCTTTGACCGCGAGACGGCATCGTATCTCGCCATCCACGCGTCGGAATCGCTGGACAACGGAGTGACTTGGTCGTCTTCGTGGGACACGGGGGTGCCGGGCCAGCCCGCGCCGGTCTTTGCGCTGGCGGATGGTTCGCTGGCGATGCCGTACGTTGATCGCACAAGTGCGCCCCGAATCAGCGTTCGCCGGAGTGTGGACGGAGGCCGTTCGTGGCCCGCTGCCGAGGAGCTAGTGCTGTACGACGCCGGCCTTGCGTCGCAGACGTGGACCAAGTCCACGATGCAGGATGCGTGGGCGGAGATGGCGCAATTCTCGTTAGGACTTCCCGCGACGGCACAGCGGATTGGCGGCGGGGCGCTTATAGTCTATTACGCGGGGACGACGACGGACGAGACCTCAATTCGCTGGGCGCTGGTCGAGTAGCCGAGGCCGGCAGTCCAGCCGTGCACGGGGGGGGGGCCGATGACGAGCAGAGTATGGTGGCGATGGGCGCTGCTCACGGCATGCGCCGTATCGCAGGCCTGCGGGGAAAG is from Candidatus Hydrogenedentota bacterium and encodes:
- a CDS encoding site-2 protease family protein yields the protein MSNDEIVFKILWFVCLLFSLSVHEAAHAAIASRCGDPTGRLLGRVTLNPIPHIDPIGTLVMPLIMIFTNVPFLFGWAKPVPFNPRNLRHPQRDPVLIAIAGPLSNLLLALLTIFILRIAFLFFGVEAVYDSLFFKLADTMMILNFILLLFNLIPVPPLDGGHVLYYFLPESGQRFLDQIGPFGILFAIFVGSRFIEKPLTLLAQMADRLLFLGIPIQ
- a CDS encoding glycoside hydrolase, coding for MRGQRALVTWSDDHGQSWCEPIDPFTPPEIEGRPGLFRAAGLGVMDDETVVASIYWVDHSEPDLPFFNEETEGLLDSRVFLSASHDAGMTWSRPKLVDTSPFQMPTPITGPPLRLGSGEWAIQFELNKHYYDEEPWRHASVLMYSRDSGRTWPRYSLVSQDPSNRVFYWDQRPSVLPDGRILDVFWTFDRETASYLAIHASESLDNGVTWSSSWDTGVPGQPAPVFALADGSLAMPYVDRTSAPRISVRRSVDGGRSWPAAEELVLYDAGLASQTWTKSTMQDAWAEMAQFSLGLPATAQRIGGGALIVYYAGTTTDETSIRWALVE